From Endozoicomonas sp. 8E, the proteins below share one genomic window:
- a CDS encoding hotdog fold thioesterase — MSIWKTQATPESVNQKCEDSMCSHVGINIVEIGDNFIRGTMPVDERTKQPLGFLHGGASVVLAESLGSIAANLCCAKDQYCVGLEINANHLKSATSGRVTGTARAVHIGRSTQVWDIRIENEQGQLTCISRITMAAVSR, encoded by the coding sequence ATGTCAATATGGAAAACCCAAGCTACTCCGGAAAGCGTGAATCAGAAATGCGAAGACAGTATGTGCAGCCATGTGGGTATTAATATAGTCGAAATAGGCGACAACTTTATTCGCGGCACCATGCCGGTAGACGAGAGAACCAAACAGCCCCTTGGTTTTTTACATGGTGGCGCCTCGGTGGTTCTGGCTGAATCGCTTGGCAGCATTGCAGCCAACCTCTGTTGCGCAAAAGATCAATATTGTGTCGGTCTTGAGATCAATGCGAACCATCTCAAGTCAGCCACTTCGGGACGGGTGACCGGCACCGCCAGAGCCGTTCACATTGGCAGAAGCACACAAGTCTGGGACATCAGGATCGAAAATGAACAAGGGCAGCTTACCTGTATTTCGAGAATTACCATGGCCGCAGTCAGCAGATAA
- a CDS encoding phosphohydrolase, whose protein sequence is MNFNEPALLKSWEERFVEYLQNRDCDDASHDISHFQRVWKTAQQLMDEGHFDINRLVVLAACYFHDIVVLPKNHPERSRASTLAAEETEVCLKSLAFPEELTGAVCHAVKTHSYSANITPETLEAEVVQDADRMEALGAIGIARCFYTGGKLGQKLFDPDDPMGKNRALNDRQYSLDHFEIKLLQIQKTMKTEPGRKMAARHSDFLQTFRTQLCKELSGDYS, encoded by the coding sequence ATGAACTTTAATGAGCCTGCACTTCTGAAAAGCTGGGAAGAACGTTTTGTCGAATACCTGCAAAACAGGGACTGCGATGATGCCTCTCACGACATTTCCCATTTTCAGCGGGTCTGGAAAACCGCTCAACAGTTGATGGATGAGGGGCATTTTGACATTAACCGGCTGGTGGTTCTTGCTGCCTGCTATTTTCACGACATTGTGGTGTTGCCAAAAAACCATCCGGAGCGCTCCAGGGCTTCCACCCTGGCGGCTGAAGAGACTGAAGTCTGCCTGAAATCTCTGGCCTTTCCAGAAGAGTTGACGGGTGCCGTGTGTCATGCAGTAAAAACGCACAGTTACTCCGCTAATATCACCCCTGAAACTCTGGAAGCTGAAGTGGTTCAGGATGCCGACAGGATGGAAGCATTGGGCGCGATTGGTATTGCCCGCTGTTTTTATACGGGTGGCAAGCTGGGCCAGAAACTCTTTGATCCTGACGATCCTATGGGGAAAAACAGGGCACTGAACGATCGTCAGTACTCACTGGACCATTTTGAAATCAAGCTTTTACAGATTCAGAAGACCATGAAAACAGAGCCCGGGCGTAAAATGGCCGCACGTCACAGTGACTTCTTGCAGACCTTCAGAACCCAGCTGTGTAAGGAGCTTTCAGGCGACTACAGCTGA
- the thiC gene encoding phosphomethylpyrimidine synthase ThiC yields MACEKNASGFDRQLLMDACRPFPNSQKTYVTGSREDIRVGMREVHLHDTPERFGGGKNEPVRIYDTSGSYTETGVPHDLNQGLPGLRSRWIEERADTELLDDRSSEFARSRQFDLRLQEIRFKALRTPRRARAGQNVSQLHYARKGIITPEMEFIAIRESMGRTDGSHITPEFVRKEVAEGRAIIPANINHPESEPMIIGRNFLVKINANIGNSAVTSSIEEEVEKMLWSVRWGGDTVMDLSTGKNIHETREWIIRNSPVPIGTVPIYQALEKVRGKVKDLSWEVMKDTIIEQAEQGVDYMTIHAGVLREHVAKTRNRVTGIVSRGGGILGQWAEMHDAENFLYDNFRELCQICQAYDISLSLGDGLRPGSIADANDEAQFGELKTLGELTKIAWEYDVQVMIEGPGHVPMHLIKENMEMQLEHCHEAPFYTLGPLTTDVAPGYDHITSGIGAAMIGWYGCAMLCYVTPKEHLGLPDRDDVKAGLIAYKIAAHAADLAKGHPAAQVRDNALSKARFEFRWLDQFNLALDPDTAKAYHDETLPQEGAKESEFCSMCGPDFCPMRMTQDVRELEETA; encoded by the coding sequence ATGGCTTGCGAGAAAAATGCGTCCGGTTTTGACCGGCAGTTGTTAATGGACGCCTGTCGCCCTTTTCCCAACTCCCAAAAAACCTATGTAACAGGCAGTCGCGAAGACATTCGTGTGGGTATGAGGGAAGTTCACCTGCACGATACCCCCGAACGTTTTGGTGGTGGCAAGAATGAACCGGTGCGTATTTATGATACTTCGGGCAGTTACACAGAGACCGGCGTTCCTCATGATTTGAATCAGGGTCTGCCTGGTTTGCGCTCACGGTGGATTGAAGAGAGAGCAGATACTGAGCTGCTCGACGATCGCTCCTCGGAATTTGCCCGCTCCCGTCAGTTCGACCTGCGTCTGCAAGAGATTCGTTTCAAAGCACTGAGAACGCCCCGCAGGGCCAGGGCTGGCCAGAATGTCTCCCAGCTGCATTATGCCAGGAAGGGGATAATCACTCCGGAAATGGAGTTTATTGCGATTCGTGAAAGTATGGGGCGCACTGACGGCTCTCATATCACCCCGGAGTTTGTCAGAAAGGAAGTCGCTGAAGGGCGCGCCATTATTCCCGCCAACATTAATCACCCTGAGTCCGAGCCCATGATTATCGGGCGTAACTTTCTGGTGAAGATCAATGCCAATATTGGCAACTCTGCGGTGACCTCTTCCATTGAAGAAGAAGTTGAAAAGATGCTCTGGTCGGTTCGCTGGGGTGGCGATACAGTGATGGACTTATCCACAGGCAAGAACATCCATGAAACCCGTGAGTGGATCATCAGGAACTCGCCCGTGCCTATTGGCACTGTGCCTATCTATCAGGCTCTGGAAAAGGTCAGGGGCAAAGTGAAAGACCTGAGCTGGGAAGTCATGAAAGACACCATTATTGAGCAGGCAGAGCAGGGTGTGGATTACATGACGATCCATGCCGGTGTCCTCAGGGAACATGTCGCTAAAACCAGAAACAGGGTGACAGGCATTGTTTCCCGGGGCGGAGGTATTCTGGGTCAGTGGGCAGAGATGCATGATGCCGAGAATTTCCTCTACGACAATTTTCGGGAGCTGTGTCAGATCTGTCAGGCGTATGATATCAGCCTGTCTCTGGGGGATGGATTGCGCCCCGGTTCTATCGCCGATGCCAACGATGAAGCACAGTTTGGCGAACTGAAAACCCTTGGGGAACTGACAAAGATTGCCTGGGAATACGATGTTCAGGTCATGATTGAAGGACCGGGCCATGTGCCCATGCACCTCATTAAGGAAAACATGGAGATGCAACTGGAGCATTGTCATGAAGCGCCTTTCTATACCCTTGGGCCTTTGACTACCGATGTGGCACCCGGCTATGACCATATTACTTCAGGCATTGGTGCTGCCATGATCGGCTGGTATGGCTGTGCCATGCTCTGTTATGTCACACCCAAAGAGCATCTGGGTCTGCCTGACAGAGATGATGTAAAAGCCGGTCTGATTGCTTATAAAATTGCCGCTCATGCTGCTGATTTGGCCAAAGGTCATCCCGCTGCCCAGGTTCGGGATAATGCCCTGTCCAAGGCGCGCTTCGAATTCCGCTGGCTGGATCAGTTTAACCTGGCTCTGGACCCTGATACGGCCAAAGCCTATCACGATGAGACATTACCTCAGGAAGGTGCGAAAGAGTCTGAGTTCTGCTCCATGTGCGGACCTGATTTCTGCCCTATGCGCATGACCCAGGACGTGCGTGAACTGGAAGAAACTGCCTGA
- a CDS encoding GNAT family N-acetyltransferase, with protein sequence MLIVAETPRLILRTWQEADLKPYADIIGAVHKELHYSTHSPANEAETDLWRFQIELDHKGWSRWAVVLKESNRLIGNCGFSAYGDTIEMSWRFSQEYRGRGLVIEAAEAVTDLGFKRLGFKEIISFASPENEFAIDVIESLGMSLAGYEGWCNLTVARFSLSSVEALSHSH encoded by the coding sequence GTGCTGATTGTTGCCGAAACACCCCGACTGATCCTGCGAACCTGGCAGGAAGCAGACTTGAAGCCGTACGCCGATATCATTGGAGCAGTTCACAAAGAACTGCATTACAGTACTCACTCCCCGGCCAACGAAGCAGAAACGGATCTCTGGCGTTTTCAGATCGAACTTGACCATAAAGGCTGGTCTCGTTGGGCAGTAGTACTGAAAGAGAGTAACAGGCTGATTGGCAACTGTGGATTTTCGGCATATGGCGATACCATAGAAATGAGCTGGCGATTCAGTCAGGAGTATCGCGGCCGTGGGCTGGTCATCGAAGCGGCTGAAGCTGTGACCGACCTGGGGTTCAAAAGATTGGGCTTCAAGGAAATCATCTCTTTTGCTTCACCCGAGAACGAATTTGCCATCGATGTGATTGAGTCGCTGGGCATGAGTCTGGCGGGTTATGAGGGCTGGTGTAATTTAACGGTTGCCCGGTTTTCTCTGAGTTCGGTAGAAGCTCTCAGCCATTCTCATTAG
- the tal gene encoding transaldolase gives MNQLEQLKGMTKVVADTGDIEAIRRYQPVDATTNPSLILKAAELPAYEPLFNSALEYGKSKTDDKVVQVRHACDWLAVAIGKEVQQVVPGVVSTEVDARLSFDKDATIAKARELVALYREQGADPERLLIKIASTWEGIEAAKILEREGIRCNLTLLFNFAQAQACAEAGVFLISPFVGRILDWYKKAEGRDFESAEDPGVVSVTRIYNYYKQHGYNTVVMGASFRNTGEIIELAGCDCLTIGPGLLNDLEKTEATVVRKLSSESATSSHEKVVLNEQAFRWAMNEDAMATEKLAEGIRNFARDQVKLESLIKSRL, from the coding sequence ATGAATCAGCTAGAGCAACTCAAGGGTATGACGAAAGTAGTGGCAGACACCGGTGATATCGAAGCCATTCGTCGATATCAGCCCGTGGATGCTACAACCAATCCATCCCTTATTCTGAAAGCGGCTGAGCTTCCTGCTTATGAGCCACTTTTTAATAGCGCTCTGGAGTACGGCAAATCCAAAACTGATGATAAAGTGGTGCAGGTCAGGCATGCCTGCGATTGGCTGGCAGTAGCGATTGGTAAAGAAGTTCAACAGGTCGTACCGGGTGTTGTCTCAACAGAAGTTGATGCTCGTTTATCCTTTGATAAGGATGCGACCATTGCCAAGGCTCGTGAGCTGGTCGCCCTCTACCGCGAGCAGGGCGCGGACCCTGAGCGTCTGCTCATCAAGATCGCTTCTACCTGGGAAGGCATTGAAGCTGCGAAGATTCTGGAGCGTGAAGGCATCCGTTGCAATTTGACTCTGTTGTTCAACTTTGCCCAGGCTCAGGCCTGTGCTGAAGCCGGAGTATTCCTGATTTCTCCGTTCGTTGGCCGTATCCTCGACTGGTACAAAAAAGCTGAAGGTCGTGACTTTGAATCGGCTGAGGATCCGGGCGTGGTTTCTGTGACCCGCATATACAACTACTACAAGCAGCATGGCTACAATACTGTGGTCATGGGTGCCAGCTTCCGAAACACAGGTGAGATTATTGAGCTGGCGGGTTGTGATTGTCTGACGATCGGCCCGGGTCTGCTGAATGATCTGGAGAAAACAGAAGCGACGGTTGTTCGGAAGCTGTCTTCGGAGAGCGCCACATCCAGTCATGAAAAAGTGGTACTGAACGAACAGGCCTTCCGCTGGGCAATGAACGAAGATGCGATGGCCACAGAAAAACTGGCCGAAGGCATTCGTAATTTTGCCAGAGATCAGGTGAAGTTGGAGAGCCTGATCAAGTCCCGACTGTGA
- a CDS encoding PhoPQ-activated protein PqaA family protein translates to MNPEFLDYLNRKDESFSWRCLETSHCEEFPAVSISHLELISQTWQEGIRFGLRQPEWQHRLTLYWPEEGSESPCLLMINGGSRHDPSLELTPSHNVDGARLCQLTKTPVAVLKDVPNQPLTFEDGVPRSEDDLVAFSWQAFLEDPEHNGFMPIQWPMVKSVIRAMDALCEFSEDFGKKECSRIDDFIIAGASKRGWISWLTAAADQRVTALIPMVIDTLNVQACMNHHLNVYGGFASAISDYADSDHDILSSLESKGMQQLLNDIDPFVYRSQLHVPAFIVNASCDEFFPPDSARFYYPKLSELTWLRYLPNASHYLGRDSDVNTDEIMASVFGALISEQDMPAMNWQLLDEGGLEIRTSLEPKLARAWVCHNPEARDFRKDILQQAGIRYQATRIEPVVSMPWTYQFCPATPENGWTAFFIELIFDNAPYPDLILTSGVRVTPDVYP, encoded by the coding sequence TTGAATCCTGAATTTCTGGACTACCTGAATAGAAAAGATGAAAGCTTCAGTTGGCGCTGCCTTGAAACCTCTCATTGCGAAGAGTTTCCAGCCGTCTCCATTAGCCATTTAGAACTGATTTCCCAGACTTGGCAGGAAGGCATACGGTTTGGCCTCCGTCAGCCGGAATGGCAACACCGCCTCACACTTTACTGGCCTGAAGAAGGTTCAGAGAGTCCCTGTCTGCTAATGATTAATGGTGGATCAAGGCACGATCCTTCCCTTGAACTCACTCCCTCACATAATGTCGATGGCGCACGATTATGCCAACTCACCAAAACCCCGGTAGCCGTTCTCAAAGATGTTCCCAACCAACCTTTGACCTTTGAGGATGGTGTTCCCAGGTCGGAGGATGATCTTGTTGCTTTTTCCTGGCAAGCCTTTCTGGAAGATCCTGAACACAATGGTTTTATGCCCATTCAATGGCCCATGGTGAAAAGTGTTATCCGGGCCATGGATGCTTTGTGCGAGTTCAGCGAAGACTTCGGTAAAAAAGAGTGCTCCCGAATAGATGACTTCATTATCGCCGGAGCTTCCAAACGAGGCTGGATTTCATGGTTGACGGCAGCCGCTGACCAGAGGGTCACGGCCCTTATTCCAATGGTGATCGATACATTGAACGTACAAGCCTGCATGAATCATCATCTGAATGTTTATGGCGGCTTTGCCAGCGCCATTAGCGATTATGCAGACAGTGATCATGACATTCTTTCAAGCCTGGAATCCAAGGGTATGCAGCAATTGCTCAATGATATCGACCCCTTCGTCTATAGAAGCCAGCTCCATGTGCCTGCATTTATTGTCAACGCCAGTTGCGATGAGTTCTTTCCACCGGACTCTGCCCGATTTTATTACCCGAAGTTATCTGAATTAACCTGGCTGAGGTATTTACCGAATGCCAGCCATTACCTGGGCCGGGACAGTGACGTAAACACCGATGAAATCATGGCTTCTGTCTTTGGTGCGCTGATCTCGGAGCAGGATATGCCTGCCATGAACTGGCAACTGCTGGATGAAGGCGGTCTGGAAATCAGAACCAGCCTTGAACCTAAATTAGCCCGAGCCTGGGTTTGCCATAACCCTGAGGCCAGAGACTTCCGAAAAGATATACTGCAACAGGCAGGTATTCGCTATCAGGCAACCCGGATAGAACCTGTCGTCTCAATGCCCTGGACTTATCAGTTTTGCCCTGCAACGCCAGAGAATGGATGGACTGCGTTCTTCATTGAGCTGATCTTCGACAATGCGCCTTATCCGGATCTGATCCTGACATCAGGCGTTCGGGTGACTCCTGACGTTTATCCTTAG
- a CDS encoding phosphodiesterase, translating to MAYRFVHFSDPQLVPAGMLNYDIDPQARLQHCVDTLVQQVPESSACIITGDLTHWGEKEAYRALKEELDRLPFPAYCLMGNHDHRQNFLDVFPSHPRQKEGFIQFKLETEGVNLICLDTLDDRKRSGFLCEQRLAWLRHELKASGKPVCLFMHHPPFETGLASMDRDNLINSEALWSVIKPHKERIRHLFLGHLHRSVAGSWQGISFSCPPSLVHQTPFDFDNPKPDSVSPEPPVYNLVDIHPDRVVVHTHNFLHDSPTINSSTCQRYQRPVDPES from the coding sequence ATGGCCTATCGATTTGTACACTTTTCTGATCCCCAGTTGGTTCCGGCGGGTATGTTGAATTACGACATTGACCCACAGGCAAGGCTGCAACACTGTGTCGATACACTTGTGCAGCAAGTGCCGGAATCCAGCGCCTGCATTATTACCGGTGACCTGACTCACTGGGGCGAGAAAGAGGCTTATAGAGCCTTGAAAGAAGAGTTGGACAGGTTGCCTTTTCCGGCTTATTGCCTGATGGGCAATCATGATCACAGGCAGAATTTTCTGGATGTTTTTCCGAGTCACCCAAGGCAGAAGGAAGGTTTTATCCAGTTTAAGCTCGAAACAGAAGGGGTCAACCTGATCTGTCTGGATACTCTGGATGACAGAAAGCGCAGTGGTTTTCTCTGTGAGCAAAGACTGGCATGGCTGAGACATGAACTGAAGGCATCAGGCAAACCGGTTTGTCTGTTTATGCACCATCCTCCTTTTGAAACGGGGTTGGCGAGCATGGACAGGGACAATCTGATCAACTCAGAAGCACTCTGGTCAGTGATCAAGCCCCATAAGGAACGGATCAGGCATTTGTTCCTGGGGCATTTGCACCGCTCTGTTGCAGGCAGTTGGCAGGGGATCAGCTTTTCATGCCCACCTTCACTGGTACACCAGACACCTTTTGATTTTGATAACCCCAAGCCAGACTCTGTTTCGCCAGAGCCTCCGGTTTATAATCTGGTGGATATTCACCCGGACAGAGTGGTTGTCCACACGCACAATTTTTTGCATGATTCCCCGACTATTAACAGCAGCACCTGTCAACGCTACCAAAGGCCTGTGGATCCTGAATCATGA